One Fictibacillus halophilus genomic window, ATATCTTTTTTACAAATTCAGATTTCAGTTTCATCGCGCCAAATCCGTCGATCTTACAATCAATATCATGATCGCCTTCAACGAGACGAATGCCTTTTACTTTCGTGCCGATCTTAATCACAGAAGATGTACCTTTGACTTTAAGATCTTTAATAACAGATACAGAGTCACCTTCTTGAAGGATGTTTCCGTTTGAATCTTTCACAACTTTTTCGTCAGATTGACTCTCTGTTTCGGGAGACCATTCATGAGCACATTCGGGGCAAACGAGAAAAGCTCCATCCTCATACACATAAGCAGAGCTGCATTTCGGACAGTTTGGTAATTTAGACATCTAGGTGGTCCTCATTTCTTATAGTTATTGTTCATTTTACCATAGTTAGTTAAGGCTCTAGATTTCTTTCAGAGCAATCGTTTTATACATAATCCTTAATGTGAACATCAAAAGTGCATTACGCTTTGAATCCACCTACCTGTCCTCTATAATTGAGTTATCATAATAATCAAATATTTAACATCTTGGCTTTTCGTGTTTTGCAATTTTAAGTTCCAAAAAAGGAAGGGGAAATTGTAATGGAAAACAACAACAAGCCCGATCAAAAAGAGCACACGTCTGCAGGTCAATGTCCTGTCACCCACCACAAAGATAGTGCGATTACGACATCTAGAGCTCCTCATGGTACGACAAATAAGGATTGGTGGCCGAACCAACTCAATCTAAATGTTCTTCGCCAACATGACAAAAAATCGAATCCGATGGGAGACGACTTTAATTATCGTGAAGAATTCTCTAAATTGGATTACGATGCCCTGAAAAAAGATCTTCATGCATTGATGACGGACAGCCAGGATTGGTGGCCGGCGGATTATGGTCACTATGGTCCTTTCTTCATCCGTATGTCATGGCATGCTGCAGGTACATACCGTACAGCTGATGGACGCGGTGGCGGTGGATCAGGTTCTCAACGCTTCGCACCTCTAAACAGCTGGCCAGATAACGTAAACTTAGATAAAGCTCGCCGTCTTTTATGGCCGATCAAACAAAAGTACGGCAACAAGATCTCATGGGCAGATCTACTTGTTTTCACTGGTAACGTAGCTATCGAATCCATGGGGCTAAAAACGTTTGGTTTTGCTGGCGGACGTGAAGATATATGGCATGCAGAAGAAGATGTATATTGGGGAACGGAAAAAGAATGGTTAGCGGACAACCGTTATTCTGGTGACCGTG contains:
- a CDS encoding zinc ribbon domain-containing protein YjdM; its protein translation is MSKLPNCPKCSSAYVYEDGAFLVCPECAHEWSPETESQSDEKVVKDSNGNILQEGDSVSVIKDLKVKGTSSVIKIGTKVKGIRLVEGDHDIDCKIDGFGAMKLKSEFVKKI